A stretch of the Ictidomys tridecemlineatus isolate mIctTri1 chromosome 5, mIctTri1.hap1, whole genome shotgun sequence genome encodes the following:
- the Flrt2 gene encoding leucine-rich repeat transmembrane protein FLRT2, with protein sequence MGLQTTKWPSHGAFFLKSWLILSLGLYSQVSKLLACPSVCRCDRNFVYCNERSLTSVPLGIPEGVTVLYLHNNQINNAGFPAELHNVQSVHTVYLYGNQLDEFPMNLPKNVRVLHLQENNIQTISRAALAQLLKLEELHLDDNSISTVGVEDGAFREAVSLKLLFLSKNHLSSVPVGLPVDLQELRVDENRIAVISDMAFQNLTSLERLIVDGNLLTNKGIAEGTFSHLTKLKEFSIVRNSLSYPPPDLPGTHLIRLYLQDNQINHIPLTAFSNLRKLERLDISNNQLRKLTQGVFDNLSNLKQLTARNNPWFCDCSIKWVTEWLKYIPSSLNVRGFMCQGPEQVRGMAVRELNMNLLSCPTTTPGQPLLTPAPSTISPTTQPPTLSVPTPSRSYTPPAPTTSKLPTVPDWDGRERATPPISERIQLSIHFVNDTSIQVSWLSLFTVMAYKLTWVKMGHSLVGGIVQERIVSGEKQHLSLVNLEPRSTYRICLVPLDAFNYRAAEDTVCSEATTLASYLNNGSNTASSHEQTTSHSMGSPFLLAGLIGGAVIFVLVVLLSVFCWHMHKKGRYTSQKWKYNRGRRKDDYCEAGTKKDNSILEMTETSFQIVSLNNDQLLKGDFRLQPIYTPNGGINYTDCHIPNNMRYCNSSVPDLEHCHT encoded by the coding sequence aTGGGCCTGCAGACCACAAAGTGGCCCAGCCATGGGGCTTTTTTCCTGAAATCTTGGCTTATCCTTTCCCTAGGGCTCTACTCACAAGTGTCAAAACTCCTGGCCTGCCCTAGCGTGTGCCGCTGCGACAGGAACTTTGTCTACTGTAACGAGCGAAGCTTGACCTCAGTGCCTCTTGGGATCCCGGAGGGCGTAACCGTACTCTACCTCCACAACAACCAAATTAATAATGCTGGATTTCCTGCAGAGCTGCACAATGTACAGTCAGTGCACACGGTCTACCTTTATGGCAACCAACTGGATGAATTCCCCATGAACCTTCCCAAGAACGTCCGAGTTCtccatttgcaggaaaacaacATTCAGACCATTTCACGTGCTGCCCTTGCCCAGCTTCTGAAGCTTGAAGAGCTGCACCTGGATGACAACTCCATCTCCACGGTGGGGGTGGAGGATGGGGCCTTCCGGGAGGCTGTTAGCCTCAAGTTGTTGTTTCTGTCCAAGAACCACCTGAGCAGCGTGCCTGTCGGGCTTCCTGTGGACCTGCAAGAGCTGAGAGTCGATGAAAACCGGATCGCCGTGATTTCAGACATGGCCTTTCAGAACCTCACAAGCTTGGAGCGTCTGATCGTGGACGGGAATCTCTTGACGAACAAGGGCATTGCCGAGGGCACCTTCAGCCATCTCACCAAGCTCAAGGAATTTTCCATAGTCCGTAATTCGCTCTCCTATCCCCCTCCTGATCTGCCAGGTACGCATCTCATCAGGCTGTATCTGCAGGACAACCAGATTAACCACATCCCTCTGACGGCCTTCTCCAACCTCCGGAAGCTGGAACGGCTGGACATATCCAACAACCAACTGAGGAAGTTGACTCAAGGGGTCTTTGATAATCTCTCCAACTTGAAGCAGCTCACTGCTCGGAATAACCCGTGGTTTTGTGACTGCAGTATTAAATGGGTCACCGAATGGCTCAAATATATCCCTTCATCTCTCAACGTCCGGGGTTTCATGTGCCAAGGTCCTGAACAAGTCCGGGGGATGGCTGTCAGGGAGCTGAATATGAATCTTCTGTCGTGTCCCACCACCACCCCTGGCCAGCCTCTCTTGACCCCGGCCCCAAGTACGATTTCTCCAACGACGCAGCCTCCCACTCTCTCTGTTCCAACCCCTAGCAGAAGCTACACACCTCCAGCTCCCACTACATCGAAACTTCCCACCGTTCCTGACTGGGATGGTAGAGAAAGAGCGACTCCACCTATATCTGAGCGGATCCAGCTGTCCATCCACTTTGTGAATGATACTTCCATCCAGGTCAGCTGGCTGTCTCTCTTTACTGTGATGGCATACAAACTCACGTGGGTGAAGATGGGCCACAGCCTGGTGGGGGGCATCGTTCAGGAGCGCATCGTCAGTGGGGAGAAGCAACACCTGAGCCTGGTTAATTTGGAGCCCAGATCCACTTATCGGATTTGCTTAGTGCCACTGGATGCTTTTAACTACCGTGCCGCAGAAGACACCGTCTGCTCGGAGGCCACCACCCTTGCCTCCTATTTGAACAACGGCAGCAACACCGCTTCGAGCCATGAGCAGACGACATCCCACAGCATGGGCTCCCCTTTTCTGCTGGCGGGTTTGATCGGGGGTGCAGTGATATTCGTGCTCGTGGTCTTGCTCAGTGTCTTCTGCTGGCACATGCACAAAAAGGGGCGCTACACCTCACAGAAGTGGAAATACAACCGGGGCCGTCGGAAAGATGACTATTGCGAGGCAGGCACCAAGAAGGACAACTCCATCCTGGAGATGACGGAAACCAGCTTTCAGATCGTCTCCTTAAATAACGATCAGCTCCTTAAAGGAGATTTCAGACTGCAGCCCATTTACACCCCAAACGGGGGCATTAATTACACAGACTGCCATATCCCCAATAACATGAGATACTGCAACAGCAGCGTGCCAGACCTGGAGCACTGCCACACGTAA